In the genome of Ensifer sp. WSM1721, the window CGCGGGCAAATATTCGACCTTCACCGAGCTGCCGATAACCTTGTCCAGGCTGCGCTCGATCAGGATCGAGCCGAAGCCGCGTCGCCGCGGCTCGCGGACCGCTGGCCCGCCCACCTCGGTCCATGTCAGATGCAGCACGGACTCACCATCCTCGACGACGCGGCGCGCAGTCAGCACGACCTTGCCCTTCGGCACCGAGAGGGCGCCGTACTTCACCGCGTTCGTGGCCAGCTCATGCAACACCAGTCCAAGCCCTACCGCCTGGTCCGGACCCAGTGATATCTCGTCCTTATGAAGTTCGACCTGCTGGTCATAGTCGCTGACATAGGGCAGCAACTGCTTCGAGATCAGTTCCGACAGACGAATCGTACCCCATTCATAATCGGACAGGAGGCCGTGCGCCTCGGAAATGGCCTGAAGCCGGCCGGCAAAAGCGGTCATGAATTCTGCGGGGTCGCTGGTCTGGCGAAGCGTCTGGCGCGCAAGCGACTGCAGCATCGCCAGGGTGTTCTTGACACGGTGGTTCAGCTCCTTGAGCAGGAGCCGTGTTCGTTGAACGGCGGCCTGCTGCTCGGAGACGTCGACCGTCATGCCGAGAAAGGTCAATGGTGCGCCCTTGCTGTCGCGGTCGTGCACGCGGCCGCGACCGAGCAGCCACCGCCCGTTCGCGCCGATGCGAAACATGCCGTCATATTCCTCGTTGGCGGCCATTGCCTGCCGCAGCTTCGAGAAGGTCGGGATGCGATCCTCGGGATGGATGGCGGAGAAAACGGCCTTGGCGCCGATCGTCCGCTCCGGCGGGAGCCCGAACATACGCATCATCGCACCATTGCCGGCGACCGTGCCTGAGCGAATGTCCCAGAGCCAGCTCCCGACATTGGCGGCGTCAAGCGCCATGGCAAGCCGCTGCTCCTCGCGTGAGAGTGCGGCTTCCTTGAGCGCTCGCCGGCGCGCTTCGTCCTTCAGCTTGAGCAGCGAGGCGGCGATGCCGGCGATCTTTTTGAGGTCGTCCTGCTGTTTTGCCGTGACCTCAAGGCGCGGCGCGACATCGAGAACCGAGACCGTGCCCACTGCCTGGCCTTCCAGAACGATCGCGACGCCCGCATAAAACCGCAGGAACGGCGCTCCCGCGACCTTTCGCCAGGAGCGGAACGCCGGATGGCGCGAGGCGTCGAGCACGACAAACGCATGCTCGTAGGCCCCTGCGATCGTGCGCACGCAGAAGGATTCCTCCGAGCGAAAGCGCGTTTCCGTGGTGCCGACCGCCGCCTTGACCCATTGCCATTCACGATCGACCAGGCTGACCAAGGCGATCGGAGCGTCGAACAGGCTCGCCGCAAGCCGCGCGAGCCCTTCGAAATCGCTATCCGGTATCGCCATGTCCGGAACGGCAGCGTAAAGAGCGCCAAGCCGTTCCGGGGCGTCGAGCACCTCGGTCACCGCGGGAAGCATCGCCTCTATCTTTTCATGCATGCGATCTGAACCCAAGAAAATCCGATTGCGGCACAGGATTACCCGGCCAAGCCGCGGAGGCGGC includes:
- a CDS encoding sensor histidine kinase, which gives rise to MHEKIEAMLPAVTEVLDAPERLGALYAAVPDMAIPDSDFEGLARLAASLFDAPIALVSLVDREWQWVKAAVGTTETRFRSEESFCVRTIAGAYEHAFVVLDASRHPAFRSWRKVAGAPFLRFYAGVAIVLEGQAVGTVSVLDVAPRLEVTAKQQDDLKKIAGIAASLLKLKDEARRRALKEAALSREEQRLAMALDAANVGSWLWDIRSGTVAGNGAMMRMFGLPPERTIGAKAVFSAIHPEDRIPTFSKLRQAMAANEEYDGMFRIGANGRWLLGRGRVHDRDSKGAPLTFLGMTVDVSEQQAAVQRTRLLLKELNHRVKNTLAMLQSLARQTLRQTSDPAEFMTAFAGRLQAISEAHGLLSDYEWGTIRLSELISKQLLPYVSDYDQQVELHKDEISLGPDQAVGLGLVLHELATNAVKYGALSVPKGKVVLTARRVVEDGESVLHLTWTEVGGPAVREPRRRGFGSILIERSLDKVIGSSVKVEYLPAGVTALIRLPL